The sequence below is a genomic window from Candidatus Poribacteria bacterium.
CATGCCCAAAAAGTGCATACCACTATTACCGTCAGCACCCCAGTTCCCCAGCAAATCAATCTCTCCAGCGAGCGTCAACGGTCCCTGTGCGAATGACAGCCACGCATTGAGTTCAGTCTGTGTATAGTCGTCCATCGCATCTAACGCATAACCAACCTTTGCAGTAATCTGTTCAATTGGGGTCAATGCAAGTTGGGCTTCGATGCCAGGAGTGCCCGCGTCCGTCTCGTTGGCATCCCAAACGCTCGACACAAACGCGACGTAAAGGCCTGCCTCTTTCATCGGTTTAACATTAACTGCGACACCGTTCTGATACCCAGGATAGGGAATACCTTCTGAAAAGGAGTATTGATAGAGACCTGTCGGCTCTGCCGCTTCAAATCCTAAGGAACTGAGGAAACGCCCCGCAGTAATACTCACACCGGGTAGCATATCTTTTGGAGCCGTGTACGTTACAAAACCCTGCTCCAGTTTGATGCCTTGATTCGGATCAGTGCTATCAATATCAACCTGCCCAGTGACTGAACCGTAGTTCAGGTGAAAGTCCATCTCGAACTGATCGAAAGACAGGCTTGTTTCAGTCTCATCACCCATAGTCGTTACGGTCGACATATCAAGAAAGCCCGATATCGCCAGGTTATCGTTCAGTTTAATCTCCGCAGAAGCAGAACCGAGCGCGAAAGTCAGCGCCAACATAGTAAAAAAACAGAAAGACAACTGGATACCTCTGACCTTTAACTTTGCTAAAATCATCAACTACCCTCCATTTTTGGAATGATGTTGAAAGCGTCGCTATGGATTTCGTCCACACTTGCTTTCAAACGGTCTATTGCCGAATCAGACGCCCTACTCTTGAAATGAGGGCCTTCATCAACGACCTGAATAGGATACGATGATAAGCATGGGCAAAAAATATGCCAAAGATTGAGAAGGGGTATTTTTTACTTTGAAAAATCTGTGCGCCGTGGGGAGAAACAGTAGGTGGGCTTGATCTTCGAGATGATTATTTCTGTGGGCTTATCGCCGGGAGGTTGACACGGTTTTCACTAAACTGCTGAAAATTTAAGCAGCGCATTGCCTAAATTTTAAGTAGGCACCACCCTCGGAGGTCGAGATTCATATTACGTATCACGTTTCACGCATCACCTCCAATTTCAACTTGACAAAGTACCCCGATTCTGCTAGATTAAAGCTCTAATGCCAGTCGATCGGGCAGGAGTATTAAACATACATTCTATTCAGACCGAATCAGGAGAATATAATGCCGACCATTTCAGCCGACCAATTACGAGAAATCGCTTCCCAACTCCTTCAGGGTGCCGGCGCCAGCGCAGAGGAAGCGTTAATCATCTCGCGGCATTCCATGGGTGCCAATCTAGCGGGTCACGATTCACACGGGATTATTGCCATCCCCGGTTACATCGATAGGATAAAACGGGGTCACATTGTACCGGGTGCCCCCTTCGAGATCGTCCAAGAAACCAGCGTCACCACAGTCATCAACGGCAACTGGGGATTCGGATACGTGGTCTCCGAGCGAGCAA
It includes:
- a CDS encoding outer membrane beta-barrel protein, translated to MILAKLKVRGIQLSFCFFTMLALTFALGSASAEIKLNDNLAISGFLDMSTVTTMGDETETSLSFDQFEMDFHLNYGSVTGQVDIDSTDPNQGIKLEQGFVTYTAPKDMLPGVSITAGRFLSSLGFEAAEPTGLYQYSFSEGIPYPGYQNGVAVNVKPMKEAGLYVAFVSSVWDANETDAGTPGIEAQLALTPIEQITAKVGYALDAMDDYTQTELNAWLSFAQGPLTLAGEIDLLGNWGADGNSGMHFLGMANVSLADIISAPVGITLRFSGIDTDYGGTSTEFTFSPSYSATDNWLLLAEFKQRLDAEETIIAFESLFTY